A part of Clarias gariepinus isolate MV-2021 ecotype Netherlands chromosome 14, CGAR_prim_01v2, whole genome shotgun sequence genomic DNA contains:
- the LOC128541640 gene encoding myosin heavy chain, clone 203-like, with amino-acid sequence MSSVKMVEQLSGEKMDMKDKKREFKVKPRSCQMMEEIEREQSELQQGEIKTRKAPKRKELEDLVKEKDEIERRYKAEKDCLMLQLEEERRNIENERERFELQCRESKTRETQIREEMEDLLNEKNEIEKILQADMPSLLLLLKEKRMNIEKKKMRYELQLKDIEAREPQMRKEMEDLVNEKNERKRLLQANKDSLVLQLEKMTRTMQTKKQWYEPQLRRTETKEALMRKEMGDLVMEIGEIKSKFQVDKDSLVLKLEGETRNIQKAKETYDLQQIEFKTREAQMREEIETLMKEMDKMCNTFQAEKDSLVFQLEKEGKSMEKEGSELQRREIEARKAQMREDMEILLKDRDELWETFQASTDRLVVQLEKKTSKLMKEKERSELQHKETEAREAQMRDEMKALRDEIRQVQAYRHSSGLQLEKEKDQCQEIERSEELNRSAWINHCKSILEKEKMLDELTVEMEVLKGTLENLRKKTTDMDTKMMEVFNEVDQRLKNFIPQWFQKLWEKKKKKKIRQDLEKEIMILVLQLRVIKVNIALVNERLKI; translated from the coding sequence ATGAGCAGTGTTAAAATGGTGGAACAGCTTTCTGGAGAGAAAATGGACATGAAGGACAAAAAAAGGGAATTCAAGGTCAAGCCCAGATCATGTCAGATGATGgaggagatagagagagagcaatCCGAGCTCCAGCAAGGAGAGATCAAAACTAGAAAGGCCCCGAAGAGAAAAGAATTGGAGGATCTGGTGAAGGAAAAGGATGAAATAGAGAGAAGGTACAAGGCTGAAAAAGATTGCTTGATGCTCCAACTTGAGGAAGAGAGAAGAAatatagagaatgagagagagagatttgagcTCCAGTGCAGAGAGAGTAAGACCAGAGAAACTCAGATAAGAGAAGAGATGGAGGATCTGTTAAATGAAAAGAATGAAATTGAGAAAATATTACAGGCTGATATGCCCAGCTTGTTGCTCCTGCTTAAGGAAAAGAGAATGAACATTGAGAAGAAGAAAATGAGATATGAGCTCCAGCTGAAGGATATTGAGGCCAGAGAACCTCAAATGAGAAAAGAGATGGAAGATCTGGTAAATgaaaagaatgaaaggaaaagatTGTTACAGGCCAATAAAGACAGCTTAGTGCTACAGCTTGAGAAAATGACAAGAACCATGCAGACAAAGAAACAGTGGTATGAGCCCCAGCTGAGAAGGACTGAGACTAAAGAAGCTCTTATGAGAAAAGAGATGGGGGATCTGGTAATGGAAATAGGTGAAATCAAAAGCAAGTTCCAGGTTGATAAAGACAGCTTGGTTCTCAAACTGGAGGGGGAGACAAGGAATATACAGAAGGCTAAAGAGACATATGATCTCCAACAAATAGAGTTTAAGACCAGAGAAGCTCAGATGAGAGAAGAGATAGAGACTTTGATGAAGGAAATGGATAAAATGTGTAACACATTTCAGGCTGAAAAAGACAGCTTAGTATTCCAGCTTGAAAAGGAGGGAAAGAGCATGGAGAAAGAGGGATCTGAGCTTCAAAGGCGGGAGATTGAGGCCAGAAAAGCTCAGATGAGAGAGGACATGGAGATTTTGTTGAAGGACAGGGATGAATTGTGGGAAACTTTTCAGGCTAGTACAGACAGATTGGTGGTCCAGCTTGAGAAAAAGACAAGCAAATTGATGAAAGAGAAAGAACGATCTGAGCTCCAGCACAAAGAAACTGAAGCCAGAGAAGCTCAGATGAGAGATGAGATGAAGGCACTGCGGGATGAAATAAGACAAGTTCAGGCTTATCGACATAGTTCGGGGCTCCAGcttgagaaagagaaagatcaATGCCAAGAAATAGAGAGGAGTGAAGAGCTAAACAGAAGTGCCTGGATAAATCATTGTAAAAGCATTcttgaaaaggaaaaaatgctAGATGAGCTAACAGTAGAGATGGAGGTCCTAAAAGGAACCTTGGAAAAcctcaggaaaaaaacaacgGATATGGACACTAAGATGATGGAGGTGTTTAATGAAGTTGATCAGAGGTTGAAGAACTTTATTCCACAATGGTTCCAAAAGctctgggaaaaaaagaagaaaaagaaaataaggcaGGACTTAGAGAAAGAGATAATGATCCTTGTGCTCCAGCTGAGAGTCATCAAAGTCAATATTGCTTTGGTAAATGAAAGACTTAAAATATAG